One Ignavibacteriota bacterium DNA segment encodes these proteins:
- the gndA gene encoding NADP-dependent phosphogluconate dehydrogenase, whose amino-acid sequence MGNQQIGIIGLGVMGENLALNISRNGYSVAGFDLDAAKVKSFADRTAGANAVAASSLPSFIASLGVPRVILIMVPAGKAVDAVIDELRPHLQSGDMIIDGGNTYFADTERRLRSLDGTGILYVGTGVSGGEEGALRGPAVMPGGDAAAWPRFKPIFQAIAAKAEDGAPCCEWMGKGGAGHFVKMVHNGIEYGDMQMICEAYWLMENLMGMTPAEISTVFHEWKKGELSSYLIDITADILAKTDPETGKPMVHVILDTAEQKGTGKWTSQVAFDLGVPAQTIADAVFARMLSALKKERVVASVALHGPVVKFTGDRAAMIENIRRALMCSKICSYAQGFQLLRAANEEYKWDLPFGTIASIWRAGCIIRAQFLGKIKAAYATDPALPNLLLDPYFAGVIGSYQGAWRTVVVAAVENGIPVPAFMSALSYFDSYRSDRLSANLLQAQRDYFGAHTYQRVDKPGKFHTQWIESH is encoded by the coding sequence ATGGGCAATCAACAAATTGGCATCATCGGACTCGGCGTGATGGGTGAGAACCTGGCGCTGAACATCTCCCGGAACGGGTACAGTGTTGCGGGATTCGACCTGGACGCGGCGAAGGTGAAGAGCTTTGCGGACCGCACTGCCGGTGCCAATGCCGTGGCTGCGTCGTCGTTGCCGTCGTTCATCGCATCGCTCGGCGTTCCGCGGGTCATCCTGATCATGGTCCCGGCCGGTAAGGCGGTGGACGCCGTGATCGATGAACTCCGGCCGCACCTGCAGTCGGGCGACATGATCATCGACGGCGGGAACACGTACTTTGCTGATACCGAGCGGCGGCTGAGATCGCTGGACGGCACAGGCATCCTCTACGTGGGCACCGGCGTCAGCGGTGGCGAAGAAGGTGCGCTCCGCGGCCCGGCGGTGATGCCGGGCGGCGATGCGGCCGCATGGCCCCGCTTCAAGCCGATCTTCCAGGCCATTGCGGCGAAGGCAGAGGATGGGGCCCCGTGCTGTGAGTGGATGGGCAAGGGCGGTGCCGGGCATTTCGTGAAGATGGTCCACAATGGCATCGAGTACGGCGATATGCAGATGATCTGTGAGGCGTACTGGCTGATGGAGAATCTGATGGGCATGACGCCCGCCGAGATCAGCACCGTGTTCCATGAATGGAAGAAGGGTGAGCTGAGCAGCTACCTGATCGACATCACCGCGGACATCCTCGCCAAGACCGATCCCGAGACCGGCAAACCGATGGTGCATGTCATCCTCGACACAGCGGAGCAGAAGGGGACCGGCAAGTGGACCAGCCAGGTGGCGTTCGACCTGGGAGTTCCGGCGCAGACGATCGCCGATGCGGTCTTCGCCCGCATGCTGAGCGCGCTGAAGAAGGAACGTGTCGTTGCGTCCGTGGCACTTCATGGGCCCGTGGTGAAGTTCACCGGCGACCGTGCCGCGATGATCGAGAACATCCGCCGCGCCCTCATGTGTTCGAAGATCTGTTCCTATGCACAGGGCTTCCAGCTACTCCGCGCGGCGAACGAGGAATACAAGTGGGACCTGCCGTTTGGCACGATCGCGTCCATCTGGCGTGCGGGCTGCATCATCCGTGCGCAGTTCCTGGGGAAGATCAAGGCGGCCTATGCCACCGATCCTGCATTGCCGAATCTCCTGCTCGATCCCTATTTTGCCGGCGTGATCGGCTCGTACCAGGGGGCGTGGCGGACCGTGGTCGTTGCCGCGGTGGAGAATGGCATTCCGGTGCCGGCCTTCATGAGCGCGCTGTCATACTTCGATTCCTACAGGTCGGACCGGCTCTCGGCGAACCTGCTTCAGGCGCAGCGCGACTACTTCGGTGCCCACACGTATCAACGCGTGGACAAGCCCGGGAAATTCCATACCCAGTGGATCGAATCTCACTGA
- a CDS encoding sugar kinase, with the protein MDTGLNIRKEGALDLLSLGALVHRLDPGIIPFRKATECAIHVSGGEFNVAANLADCFRMNTGIVSAMVDYPIGDLIAERVRAMGVKPFYKRFAHNGVNGPNMATVLSDRGQGVRPPVVFYNRSNEAAAQLKPGDVDWNAIFANGVRWFHSGGIFASLSETTGALIIEGMKAAKAAGAVTSFDLNFREKLWAIWGGEKKAVEVIGRIVENVDVLVGNEEDLQKGLGIPGPDVHATSKLDPSAFFSMMGNVLKKHPGVKAVATTLRDVHSTNHHSWSAVAWMNGQTYTAPTCELTVLDRVGGGDGFASGFIYGLLTGASPEESIRLGWAHGALVTTFPGDTTMATVEQVRAFAKGGSARIQR; encoded by the coding sequence ATGGACACAGGTTTGAATATTCGCAAGGAAGGCGCACTCGATCTCCTCTCCCTCGGTGCCCTTGTGCACCGTCTCGATCCGGGGATCATCCCGTTCCGGAAGGCGACCGAATGCGCGATCCACGTGAGCGGCGGTGAATTCAACGTCGCGGCGAACCTTGCCGACTGTTTCCGGATGAACACCGGCATCGTATCGGCCATGGTCGACTATCCGATCGGCGATCTGATCGCCGAACGCGTGCGTGCCATGGGCGTGAAGCCCTTCTACAAGCGCTTCGCGCATAACGGCGTGAACGGCCCCAATATGGCCACCGTGCTCAGCGACCGGGGCCAGGGCGTGCGTCCGCCGGTCGTGTTTTACAACCGTTCGAACGAAGCGGCGGCGCAGTTGAAGCCGGGAGATGTGGATTGGAATGCGATCTTCGCGAATGGCGTGCGCTGGTTCCACAGCGGCGGCATCTTCGCATCGCTCTCGGAGACCACCGGTGCCTTGATCATTGAAGGGATGAAGGCAGCGAAAGCGGCGGGGGCGGTCACAAGCTTCGATCTGAACTTCCGCGAGAAGCTCTGGGCCATCTGGGGCGGCGAGAAGAAGGCAGTGGAAGTGATCGGGCGCATCGTGGAGAATGTGGACGTGCTGGTCGGCAATGAAGAGGACCTGCAGAAAGGGCTCGGGATACCGGGGCCGGATGTCCATGCGACCTCGAAGCTCGATCCGTCGGCGTTCTTCAGTATGATGGGGAACGTGCTGAAGAAGCATCCGGGCGTGAAGGCGGTGGCGACCACGCTGCGCGATGTGCATTCGACGAACCATCACAGTTGGAGTGCGGTGGCGTGGATGAACGGACAGACCTACACCGCGCCGACCTGCGAGCTGACCGTGCTGGACCGTGTCGGCGGTGGCGATGGTTTCGCCAGCGGGTTCATCTACGGACTCCTCACCGGCGCATCGCCGGAAGAGTCGATCCGGCTGGGATGGGCGCACGGCGCACTGGTCACCACGTTCCCGGGCGATACGACCATGGCCACGGTGGAACAGGTGCGGGCGTTCGCCAAGGGCGGATCTGCCCGGATCCAGCGCTGA
- a CDS encoding glycoside hydrolase family 28 protein, translating into MLLATSSLHAQFHGAPWDTADAIVARVKVPVFSKRTVDITRYGAKGDGSSDCTRAFADAIAACAKRGGGRVLVPRGIFRTGPIQLRSGIELHLLRGATVRFDPDPAKYLPVVHTRWEGVEVMNYSPLISAVGAVNVAVTGKGTLDGGGSDSTWWPWAGKSEFGWKEGLPKQKPDRDTLMAWGQAGVPVADRVMGAGHFLRPNFIQMFRCRNVLISGVTIINSPMWVIHPLECTGVTVRGVQVRSHGPNNDGCDPESSRDVVIRGCTFDTGDDCIAIKSGRNNDGRRLKMPSENLVIQDCMFKDGHGAVTIGSEISGNVHGVYARRCSVASPVLWSVLRLKTNAARGGTIEHVYVKDVAVRLVGRAAIEIDLFYEEGRKGDFIPTVRSVSVDRMRVASCERAFNIVGYQDAPIRSIRLTDCSFEGVKKDPALKDIVGFDVVRTVVNGKEFHPPAE; encoded by the coding sequence GTGCTCCTGGCCACCTCCTCCCTGCACGCCCAATTCCATGGTGCCCCCTGGGACACCGCCGATGCGATCGTTGCGCGTGTGAAGGTTCCGGTGTTCAGCAAGCGCACCGTGGACATCACGCGGTATGGCGCGAAAGGCGACGGCTCCTCGGATTGTACCCGCGCGTTCGCGGATGCGATCGCTGCGTGCGCGAAGCGGGGCGGTGGCAGGGTGCTGGTACCGCGCGGCATCTTCCGTACCGGTCCGATCCAGCTCCGGAGCGGCATCGAACTTCATCTCCTCCGGGGTGCAACGGTCAGGTTCGATCCTGACCCCGCGAAATATCTCCCCGTCGTCCACACGCGCTGGGAAGGTGTGGAGGTCATGAACTACAGTCCCCTCATCTCTGCCGTCGGTGCGGTGAACGTTGCCGTGACGGGGAAGGGGACGCTTGATGGTGGCGGGAGTGATTCCACCTGGTGGCCATGGGCGGGCAAGTCCGAGTTTGGCTGGAAGGAAGGCCTTCCGAAGCAGAAGCCCGACAGGGATACCCTGATGGCCTGGGGACAAGCAGGTGTGCCTGTCGCAGACCGGGTCATGGGGGCAGGGCATTTCTTGCGGCCGAACTTCATCCAGATGTTCCGCTGCAGGAACGTCCTGATCAGCGGGGTCACGATCATCAATTCGCCGATGTGGGTGATCCATCCTCTCGAATGTACCGGGGTCACGGTGCGGGGCGTGCAGGTGCGCTCGCATGGTCCCAATAACGACGGGTGCGATCCGGAATCCAGCCGTGACGTTGTCATCCGCGGGTGCACATTCGATACCGGCGACGATTGTATCGCGATCAAGTCGGGGCGCAACAACGATGGGCGCCGGCTGAAGATGCCGAGTGAGAACCTGGTGATCCAGGATTGCATGTTCAAGGATGGGCACGGTGCGGTGACCATCGGTAGTGAGATCTCGGGGAATGTGCATGGCGTGTACGCGCGCCGGTGCAGCGTGGCAAGCCCCGTGCTCTGGAGCGTCTTGCGGCTCAAGACCAACGCTGCGCGCGGAGGGACGATCGAGCATGTGTATGTGAAGGATGTGGCCGTCAGGCTGGTCGGTCGGGCGGCGATCGAGATCGATCTCTTCTATGAAGAGGGGCGCAAGGGTGATTTCATTCCCACGGTGCGCTCTGTTTCCGTGGACCGGATGCGGGTGGCATCGTGCGAACGCGCGTTCAATATTGTGGGGTATCAGGACGCACCCATACGGTCGATCCGATTGACCGATTGCAGTTTCGAGGGTGTGAAGAAAGATCCGGCATTGAAGGACATCGTCGGATTTGACGTTGTCCGGACGGTCGTCAATGGGAAGGAGTTCCATCCGCCGGCAGAATGA
- a CDS encoding DUF4861 family protein: MMPHSCGCGKKVGKTSLPVQVSATDLLFQCDLPARAAAKYVISVAPVREVPHPSLVSGLFAVPREDYAWENDRIAFRMYGPAMAADVNNGVDVWTKRVRYPIVAKWYKEAEGSAPGKDTYHQDRGEGADYFSVGRSLGAGGSGLWIDGKLVQPGVFTSWKTLATGPIRISFVLTYTWRLGADTLREERTISLDAGENLNRIEVRYIGARGMAAATVAAGLVKRAGTVPTSDLKECTLSLWGPTTADPAAGELGTAVVFPAGTCAGITEDKDQYLMLGRAGAGVPFVYHAGAAWTGNGGFKGSGDWVAYLHTFVQRIAVPLEVTVTKGK; the protein is encoded by the coding sequence ATGATGCCGCACTCCTGCGGGTGCGGAAAGAAGGTCGGGAAGACGTCCCTTCCGGTCCAGGTCAGTGCAACGGATCTGCTGTTCCAGTGTGATCTGCCGGCCCGTGCGGCTGCGAAGTACGTGATCAGCGTGGCGCCCGTGCGTGAAGTCCCTCATCCATCCCTTGTCAGCGGACTGTTCGCCGTCCCACGCGAAGATTATGCGTGGGAGAATGACAGGATCGCGTTCCGGATGTACGGTCCCGCGATGGCAGCGGATGTGAACAACGGCGTCGATGTCTGGACGAAGCGTGTCCGCTATCCGATCGTTGCGAAATGGTACAAAGAGGCGGAGGGGAGTGCACCGGGAAAGGACACATACCATCAGGATCGCGGCGAAGGTGCGGACTACTTTTCCGTGGGCCGGTCGTTGGGCGCAGGTGGGTCCGGTCTCTGGATCGACGGGAAGCTGGTCCAACCGGGAGTCTTCACGTCGTGGAAGACCCTGGCCACCGGTCCCATCCGGATCTCCTTCGTGTTGACCTACACCTGGCGCCTGGGTGCTGATACGTTGCGTGAAGAGCGGACGATCTCTCTGGATGCTGGTGAGAACCTCAACCGGATCGAAGTGCGCTATATCGGCGCTCGCGGGATGGCTGCTGCCACCGTCGCAGCCGGGCTTGTCAAGCGTGCCGGGACGGTACCCACGAGCGACCTGAAGGAGTGCACACTGTCGCTCTGGGGTCCCACCACTGCCGATCCGGCCGCCGGCGAGCTTGGCACCGCCGTAGTATTCCCGGCCGGGACGTGCGCCGGAATCACGGAGGACAAGGACCAGTATCTCATGCTCGGAAGAGCAGGTGCCGGCGTCCCATTCGTCTATCATGCGGGAGCTGCGTGGACCGGCAATGGCGGGTTCAAGGGGAGTGGGGACTGGGTAGCGTATCTCCACACGTTCGTGCAGCGCATCGCTGTCCCCCTGGAAGTTACGGTCACGAAAGGTAAGTAA
- a CDS encoding tetratricopeptide repeat protein yields the protein MALFPEDERALTLLGIHYFGQQEYRQAAEYFKKAVSVNPAFPQAYNQLGYAQRFLGDMAAAEHAFQRYTELIPDDPNPHDSYAELLLKLGRFDDAVATYRKALAVDPGFIASYVGIAAARMYQDRPGDARGEVAAMLSHAHDNGDRRFAYFVSTLTYIEEGKTEEAIAEMKKEYAIAEKMGDAASMGADLGTMAAIRYEAGQIDEAERLYAEALKAVEGSALKEEVKSLTRVGNRYNRAMIAAARGEFGQARKEAADLQREAEGLSNANLVRLAHEAKGRIALMQKEYAVAIAELQQASDQNPYNLYRLGIASRALGRAEDAGRWFGAAGRFNGLPLLNYAFIRSAAQKAIAEK from the coding sequence GTGGCATTGTTCCCGGAGGATGAGCGGGCGCTCACGCTTCTCGGGATCCACTACTTCGGACAGCAGGAGTACCGCCAGGCCGCGGAGTATTTCAAGAAGGCGGTCAGTGTCAATCCCGCTTTCCCACAGGCCTATAATCAGCTCGGGTATGCGCAGCGATTCCTCGGCGACATGGCAGCGGCCGAGCATGCATTCCAGCGATACACGGAACTCATCCCCGACGACCCGAATCCGCACGATTCATACGCGGAGCTGTTGTTGAAGCTCGGGCGGTTCGATGACGCGGTTGCCACGTACCGGAAAGCGCTGGCCGTGGATCCCGGGTTCATCGCCTCGTATGTCGGCATTGCGGCGGCGCGCATGTATCAGGACCGTCCCGGGGACGCGCGGGGAGAAGTGGCAGCGATGTTGTCGCATGCACATGATAATGGTGACCGCCGGTTCGCGTATTTCGTGTCCACCCTGACCTATATCGAGGAGGGAAAGACGGAGGAGGCGATCGCAGAGATGAAGAAGGAGTATGCCATCGCCGAGAAGATGGGTGACGCGGCATCGATGGGGGCCGATCTTGGAACGATGGCAGCGATCCGCTATGAAGCAGGGCAGATCGACGAGGCAGAGCGCTTGTATGCGGAAGCGTTGAAGGCCGTGGAGGGGTCGGCGTTGAAGGAGGAGGTGAAATCGCTGACCCGGGTGGGGAACCGGTACAACAGGGCGATGATCGCTGCTGCGCGTGGAGAGTTCGGTCAGGCGCGCAAGGAGGCCGCGGATCTCCAGCGTGAGGCCGAAGGGCTGAGCAATGCCAACCTGGTGCGGCTCGCCCATGAGGCGAAGGGGAGGATCGCGCTCATGCAGAAAGAGTATGCCGTAGCGATCGCGGAGCTCCAGCAGGCGTCCGATCAGAACCCTTACAATCTGTACCGGCTCGGGATTGCTTCGCGTGCGCTGGGACGGGCGGAAGATGCGGGACGCTGGTTCGGTGCTGCGGGCAGATTCAACGGGCTGCCCTTGCTGAACTATGCGTTCATCCGGTCGGCGGCGCAGAAGGCCATCGCTGAAAAGTAG
- a CDS encoding DUF2236 domain-containing protein has translation MSTHRWSGTFLDSLKQQSDPLADAAFARIVADGEQSRIGQLFAGLDTNNAVPPADLFPQASEFIATTGRLPAWVDLKRIQDGEATFWKHAYGIALVLLAKSLPEGYAAPNLARVLNMSGDLRTRTYKRLLATLQLVLNVSSCTGFTPNGRAIISAQKLRLLHSGTRFIARRTITDFEARYGVPVNQEDMLGTILGFSLLVINGLRTLDAGLTTEEEEDFLYTWKVFGIMMGIHPPGEPENPAYLPDDVADAEEFYRQYRRRHYVGPSENRDGVLLGAANLAMLTEMIPRPLRWLGFGIVPRIVMQDLMGAEACGRIGIAPVRGHVFLKWLLSAVHRILAPKKKPTQHRLAKIIFGDMITGAYGGAVTFTVPASLDDLRHMVDPSRPAQAAHPSSIQRS, from the coding sequence ATGAGTACCCATCGTTGGAGTGGTACATTCCTCGATTCCCTGAAGCAGCAGAGCGATCCTCTTGCTGATGCCGCATTCGCGCGCATCGTGGCGGACGGTGAGCAGTCGCGCATCGGGCAGTTGTTTGCGGGCCTGGATACGAACAATGCGGTCCCCCCCGCCGATCTCTTTCCGCAGGCATCAGAGTTCATTGCAACCACGGGCCGGCTTCCGGCGTGGGTGGACCTCAAGCGGATCCAGGACGGCGAGGCAACATTCTGGAAGCATGCGTATGGTATCGCCCTCGTGTTGCTTGCGAAGTCACTCCCCGAGGGGTACGCTGCCCCCAATCTGGCGCGCGTGCTCAATATGTCGGGCGACCTGAGGACGCGGACGTACAAGCGTCTGCTTGCCACTCTGCAGCTGGTACTGAATGTCTCCTCGTGCACCGGCTTCACGCCGAACGGGCGTGCGATCATCAGCGCACAGAAATTGCGTCTCCTGCACTCGGGCACGCGCTTCATCGCACGGAGAACGATCACCGATTTCGAGGCGCGCTATGGCGTCCCGGTGAACCAGGAGGACATGCTGGGGACCATCCTCGGCTTCTCGCTGCTGGTGATCAATGGTCTACGAACGCTTGATGCGGGCTTGACCACAGAAGAGGAAGAGGATTTCCTGTACACGTGGAAGGTGTTCGGGATCATGATGGGTATCCATCCGCCCGGAGAGCCGGAGAACCCGGCCTACCTGCCGGATGATGTCGCCGATGCCGAGGAGTTCTATCGCCAGTACCGCCGCAGGCATTATGTCGGGCCGTCAGAGAACCGCGACGGTGTGCTGCTCGGGGCCGCGAATCTGGCGATGCTGACCGAGATGATCCCGCGCCCGCTGCGGTGGCTGGGATTCGGCATCGTGCCGCGGATCGTGATGCAGGACCTCATGGGTGCCGAAGCGTGCGGCCGGATCGGCATCGCCCCGGTGCGTGGCCACGTGTTCCTGAAGTGGTTGCTCTCGGCGGTGCACCGGATCCTGGCACCGAAGAAGAAGCCCACCCAGCACCGGCTCGCGAAGATCATCTTCGGCGACATGATCACCGGTGCGTATGGCGGGGCGGTGACATTCACGGTGCCCGCATCACTCGATGATCTGCGGCACATGGTTGATCCGTCCCGCCCGGCGCAGGCCGCCCACCCATCGTCCATCCAACGCTCATAA